CGGGTAAAAACCGCCACCCATTCCGCCGCCGGCGGTCAGCTCCGGCAGAGCCGGAGCATCTTTCCATACAAATTTTGCCTGAATTCGAAACCAATGATCCCGAATAATATATTGAGGTTCCCCAAACGGCGTTTGTTTCACACGCCCCAAATCCCGGTCTGTATACGACGGATTATTCTTAATATCTTCCTGAGTAATAATATCGAGGGTCCTGCTGATTTCCTCCTCGGTCATCGGGTCAACCAAAACTGTTTCCTTTGTGATACGAGTAGGAACTGCCCCTGTCATCCCTCCGGCGACCGGACCGCCCGGCATCGCCGTCATTCCCGCGGCTGCACCGCCCGCCTGGCTCGACGGAACCCTTTCCACTTCCCGGAGAATTCCGATTCCCGCCGGCATCTGCATATCCGCCGGGTCCACGGGACCGGATTCATCTTTGAAATGCCGGATATCCCCTTTGCCGAAAAGCTCAAACGGCGTGTCAGGAAACAGGGTCTTGAGGTTCTCAAAACGGGTAACAACTCCCCAGCGTGTTTGGTCGGTCCCGACACCGGGCGGGTCCAGAAGCTGGGCAATTTCCTTGTAGGGACTGTATCCCTCAATCAGAACCACAAAACCCGCCTGGGTCGCGGACTGAACTCCTGCGGTCCCCATTTCCCCGCCGGGCATTCCCGGCATCATCTCCGGAGGCATCCCGCCGGGCTGCATAACCGGCCCTCCCATAAAACCGCCGACTTCCCCGCCGAAGCCGGCACCGGGACCATAGCCGGTCATCGAGCGGCGACTTCCCTGCGGCAGGGCCGCCGCAGCCAAATCCGGAGCAAACTGAACTTCCAGCCGCGTCACAAACATCACTTTCCTGTCCCCGCGAGGAATGGAGCGGATGGTTTTAAGATCTCCATTCACAAAAGCATCGTACAGCTCAGCAATTGCCGGGGTATTTTCTTTGTTCGGAAAACATTTCAAAAGCGTTTCATTCAAAAGAGGAACAATCTGCCGATACTTGAACAAATCCATCTCTTTCTGAACCTGCTGTTCAAACATCGGTTTTTGGCTTTCAAAGTCTGAAACGGCTGAATTAATGCTCTGGGCCTGCTGCATTACGGCCTGAACCGTCCGAAGCCCGCTGTTTTCCCGGCTGTACTGCTGAAGCAGCCGGAAAGTCCACAGCAGACAAATCAGACTAACAGCCAAAAAGACCGATGCGGCGGCTGTAAATACTTTGGCCTTGCGGGTCCAGGCCATCGCCCGGGCAATCCGTTTGGGCAGAAGATTGGTTTCAATCTTTGATTCCCCCAACAGCTGAACTCCCAAACCGTAGACTACCCCGAACTCAGAAAGATTTTCATGAAACTTGGCTGCAGAAACGTCCGGCGAGAGCACAAGCCGCTCGAACGAATCCGGCTTAATCACCGGCAGCCCCAGACTTTGCTGCAGATATTTGGTCAGCCCCTGCAGCTTAAAACCGCCTCCCAGGGCCAGGATTCGTGAGAATCCTTTATCTCGACCGGCTCCGCTGGAGGCATAAAAGCCCAGACTTCGCTGGATTTCTCCTCCCAAATCCGTATAAACGGGCTTCATCGCCGTAAAAATCTGCCGCATATATTTGCTCATCGGAGCGGTCCGCTTAAGCTTCTCGGCTCTGGCAAACTTCAGCTTAAAGGCATCCGCAATCGCCTCTGTAAACGTGTTTCCGCCGATTCGAATGCTCCTCTGCCAGACGGAATCCCGTGTTGCGATAACCAGCGTTGTATTTTCGGCTCCCATATCCAAAAGAATTGTGGCTTTTCCTGAGGATGCACTGATTTCTTTGATGTCATAAAGGGCATAGTTGTACAAAGCAATGGGACTGATTTGCACACAGCTGACCCGGAGGTTCTCCCGGCTGAAAAAGTCCAGCATTTCCGCAATGACTTCATTTTTTATGGCAAATATACCCACTTCTGTATCAGGACTGTCCGGATTTTTCAGCAGCTGCCAATCCCATTCCACTTCATTGATATCAAATGGAATCTGCTGAACGGCCTCGAGAGGAACAATCTTGGGGATTCGTTTGGGATCCACCGGCGGCATTTTCACCAGACGGGCAAAACTGTTTTGCCCCGCGATAGCAATAGCCACCTCTTCTTTGCCAACCTCATTTTGCTTTAGAAAGTTCCGAAGAGTCTGGCGAATAGTTTCTCGCTTTTCCTCTGGAGTAATATCCGCCGTCGAAAGGATTTTATCATGTTCAAGATAATCAAACCCCACAACCTCCAGCCCCTCTGCACCCTGACGGAGCCGCAGGGCCTTCAGCGAACAGGTTCCAA
This portion of the Anaerohalosphaeraceae bacterium genome encodes:
- the pilM gene encoding type IV pilus assembly protein PilM, producing the protein MAKASHAVWGIDIGTCSLKALRLRQGAEGLEVVGFDYLEHDKILSTADITPEEKRETIRQTLRNFLKQNEVGKEEVAIAIAGQNSFARLVKMPPVDPKRIPKIVPLEAVQQIPFDINEVEWDWQLLKNPDSPDTEVGIFAIKNEVIAEMLDFFSRENLRVSCVQISPIALYNYALYDIKEISASSGKATILLDMGAENTTLVIATRDSVWQRSIRIGGNTFTEAIADAFKLKFARAEKLKRTAPMSKYMRQIFTAMKPVYTDLGGEIQRSLGFYASSGAGRDKGFSRILALGGGFKLQGLTKYLQQSLGLPVIKPDSFERLVLSPDVSAAKFHENLSEFGVVYGLGVQLLGESKIETNLLPKRIARAMAWTRKAKVFTAAASVFLAVSLICLLWTFRLLQQYSRENSGLRTVQAVMQQAQSINSAVSDFESQKPMFEQQVQKEMDLFKYRQIVPLLNETLLKCFPNKENTPAIAELYDAFVNGDLKTIRSIPRGDRKVMFVTRLEVQFAPDLAAAALPQGSRRSMTGYGPGAGFGGEVGGFMGGPVMQPGGMPPEMMPGMPGGEMGTAGVQSATQAGFVVLIEGYSPYKEIAQLLDPPGVGTDQTRWGVVTRFENLKTLFPDTPFELFGKGDIRHFKDESGPVDPADMQMPAGIGILREVERVPSSQAGGAAAGMTAMPGGPVAGGMTGAVPTRITKETVLVDPMTEEEISRTLDIITQEDIKNNPSYTDRDLGRVKQTPFGEPQYIIRDHWFRIQAKFVWKDAPALPELTAGGGMGGGFYPGAVPAGPGGGGGRGGGEF